The following is a genomic window from Sphingorhabdus sp. Alg231-15.
TATCGGGGATCAGACGGTGGCCGATCTCGTCGAGAATACGCTTCTCATAGATTGGCCCCATCTCTTCCCAGTCAATCGGCAGCTTGCCCTGATGCGGGACGGGCGCGAGCACATAGAAAGTGCTGTGACCTTCCGGCGCCATCTCTGGGTCGGTAATTGTCGGATGATGGAGATAGAGCGAGAAATCACTCGGCAAAACGCCGTTATCGTAAATATCCTCAAGCAATCCTTTGTAGCGCGGGCCAAACAGGATCATATGATGCGGAATGCCCGGCCAGGTTCCCTTGAGTCCGAAATGCACGACAAAGAGTGATGGCGAATATTTCTTCTTGTTGAGTGAAGCGGTGACCTTGTCACTGCGATGCTTGTGGCTCAGCAGGTCGCGATAGCTATGCATTACATCGGCATTGGATGCGACGGCATCAAATGTCTCGCTCCAGCCCGACTTGCAGGTCACACCTGATGCGCGATCGCCCATCATATCGATGCTCGTGACCGGATCGGACAGTCGGATTGTGCCGCCAATCCTCTCAAAATGCTTCACCATCGCGGCGATCAGCATATTCGTGCCACCTTTGGCAAACCAAACGCCGCCGAGCCGTTCAAGCTTGTGGATAAGGCCATATATTGCGCTGGTTGCCATCGGGTTGCCGCCAACCAATAGCGACTGGAAGGAGAGAAACTCCCGCAGTTTTTCGTTTTTCACAAAGCCCGAAACCTTGGCATAGACCGACCGGTAAGCTTCAAATTTCATCAGCGCCGGGGCAGCCTTGATCATCGATTTGAAATCGAGGAACGCCTTGGTTCCGAGTTTGACATAGCCTTCTTCGTATAGTCCGCCGCTATATTCGAGGAAGCGTTTATAGCCTTCGACATCGTCCGGTTCTATCGCAGCAATATTGGCATAAAGCTCGTCCGGATCATTGACGTAATCGAAATTGGTCCCGTCGGGCCAGTTGAGCCGGTAAAAGGGCGATACCGGCATCAGCTCGATATCTTTGGCCATATCGTGCCCGGTCAGATCCCAAAGCTGGCTGAGACAATCGGGATCTGTGATCACCGTTGGGCCGCCGTCAAAGATGAAGCCGT
Proteins encoded in this region:
- a CDS encoding phytoene desaturase family protein; the protein is MNDVTKSQSKLFKTAAVIGSGFGGLALAIRLQSAGIQTTILESRDKPGGRAYYWDKDGFIFDGGPTVITDPDCLSQLWDLTGHDMAKDIELMPVSPFYRLNWPDGTNFDYVNDPDELYANIAAIEPDDVEGYKRFLEYSGGLYEEGYVKLGTKAFLDFKSMIKAAPALMKFEAYRSVYAKVSGFVKNEKLREFLSFQSLLVGGNPMATSAIYGLIHKLERLGGVWFAKGGTNMLIAAMVKHFERIGGTIRLSDPVTSIDMMGDRASGVTCKSGWSETFDAVASNADVMHSYRDLLSHKHRSDKVTASLNKKKYSPSLFVVHFGLKGTWPGIPHHMILFGPRYKGLLEDIYDNGVLPSDFSLYLHHPTITDPEMAPEGHSTFYVLAPVPHQGKLPIDWEEMGPIYEKRILDEIGHRLIPDIHDRIVTSFHYTPQDFGTDLNAHLGSAFSLEPLLTQSAWFRVHNRDDVINNLYFVGAGTHPGAGIPGVVGSAKATAELMLEDILQDA